A genome region from Triticum aestivum cultivar Chinese Spring chromosome 2B, IWGSC CS RefSeq v2.1, whole genome shotgun sequence includes the following:
- the LOC123045055 gene encoding uncharacterized protein, which produces MAEEQSGPAAADGVVVAMKGHPGSGKSTVARAIASSLRCPLLDKDDVRDCTLHLERAAAGSGILNDLSYAVLWRLAERQLRLGLSIVVDSPLSRRAHLDALARLPAALVIIVECRPGNQDEWRRRLEERGGVLADDGWHKPKTWADLERLVEGYQGCTNYDIGDVPRIVVDTTDPTVSTEAIAVRVVDFIRSLLARAH; this is translated from the coding sequence ATGGCCGAGGAACAATCTGGCCCGGCGGCAGCGGACGGGGTGGTGGTGGCGATGAAGGGCCACCCGGGGTCAGGCAAGTCCACGGTGGCTCGTGCCATCGCCTCCTCGCTCCGATGCCCGCTCCTTGACAAGGACGACGTGCGGGACTGCACCCTGCACCTCGagcgcgccgccgccggcagcgGCATCCTCAACGACCTCTCCTACGCCGTGCTCTGGAGGTTGGCCGAGAGGCAGCTCCGGCTTGGCCTGTCCATCGTCGTCGACTCCCCACTGTCGCGCCGAGCCCATCTCGATGCTCTGGCCCGCTTGCCTGCTGCACTTGTTATCATTGTGGAATGCCGGCCAGGCAACCAAGATGAATGGCGCCGCAGGCTGGAGGAGCGTGGAGGCGTCTTGGCCGATGATGGATGGCATAAGCCCAAGACGTGGGCCGACCTAGAAAGGCTTGTGGAAGGGTACCAAGGATGCACAAACTATGACATTGGGGATGTGCCGAGGATCGTTGTGGATACAACGGACCCGACGGTCAGCACCGAGGCAATCGCTGTGAGGGTTGTGGATTTTATTAGGTCTCTTCTAGCCCGTGCGCATTAG
- the LOC123045056 gene encoding CST complex subunit TEN1, whose protein sequence is MASSTLKPGVPITLQELEPSSEMFKQGASIRVTGILQSYDVDSAVAVIQDGSARLKIDTQNLRDISFCSNSTFQFIGELLIQPNNDAILQARVGRNVDGLDLNLYQQSLIIRRQHEAKLLSSRRP, encoded by the exons ATGGCATCTTCTACTCTAAAACCAGGTGTGCCTATTACTTTGCAAGAGCTAGAGCCCTCCTCAGAGATGTTCAAGCAAGGGGCATCCATCCGGGTAACAGGAAT CCTTCAGTCATATGATGTGGACTCTGCAGTTGCTGTCATTCAAGATGGCAGTGCTAGACTGAAGATTGATACTCAAAACCTGAGAGACATTAGTTTCTGCAGTAATTCCACGTTCCAGTTCATCGGTGAACTCCTGATCCAGCCAAACAACGAT GCGATTCTACAAGCACGTGTGGGCAGGAATGTTGATGGACTTGACCTGAACCTTTACCAGCAGTCTTTGATCATCCGACGGCAACATGAAGCCAAACTACTGAGCTCCAGGAGGCCATGA